The DNA segment ttgtttatttgttactcttttaaaaatcacaaaggtGGTGATTTTAATTGAGAGATAAGAGTCTATAGGATTACTGTAGGGAATAGAGAAAGGCAGTGTCTGAACTGTGTAAATACCCAGCACTGGCAACATCTTTACTGCATTTGTGCCCTGGATCCCGTTGGCATCTggtttaagattttgtttaaattcgagtcagttaacacatattgtagtattagtttcaggggtagaaatCTAGTGATTCATCAcgtgcatttaacacccagtgctcattccatcaagtgccctccttaatgcccatcacccagttaccccgtcccctcacgcccctcccctccggcaaccctccatttgttccctatagttaagagtctccaaTATATGCTTTGTAAATTAATGCTTTAATAATAAGATCTAGTATCAGGCCTAACAACCGTGgtagtttcaaagcactgtgtcTTAGTCTCCTTGGGtcaccaaaacaaaataccatagactgggtggcctaaacaacagaagtttatctTCTCAGAATTCTagagactggaagtctgagatcccAGTGCTGGTGTGGCTGGGTTCTGGGAAGGGCTTCCTGGCTGCGAGAAGGCcaccttctcattgtgtcctctcATGGCCCTCCCCCAGTTCCTGCgcatggacagagagagagaaagagagagagatctcttcctctttttataaagccACCACTCCTATCAGATTTGGCTCCCATCCTTACAACTTCATTTAACCGTAATAACCTCCtaaaagccccatctccaaatatagtcacgttagggattagggcttcaacatatgaattttggagggccACACCTCAGTCCATAGCATAGTGATTGgcataaatgatatttaaaaacatcttctgggggcgcctggatggctcaaccggttgagtgtctgccttcggctcaggtcatgatcccagggtcctgggatccggccccatgtcgggctccctgctcagcaggaagtctccttctccctctgcccctcttcctgcttgtgctctctctctctcaaataaataaaatctttaaaaaaaataaaaacatcttctGCAGACTATAATTTGATATGAAAGTAGCTGTGAGCTGTTGTTATGAAAGTCATAGGTACTGCTGCTAATAGGTTTGTCGCCTACATTTATTATGGAAGGAAATTCTTAATTTCTGGTAGAGGTTCGTGAAAATAAAGGTATGATTTTTCCCCACCCAAATTCACAGCTATCCTGAACTTCTATGCAAAGACCGTAGATGAAGAACTCCTGAAACATGCAGATAAGATGTTCTTGTTTTGAGCAAACAAGTGGCATAACCCCAGGGTGGTGGGGATCAATTCTGAAATCAGCTAGTCCTGCCATGACCAGTCACCCGAGAGCAGGAGGTGTGGTGAATTGAAGAGACATCATCTGCTTTCGGCTTTTTTGAGTATGTGTCTGAGTATTGGAATGTGTTTTGTCTTGCAGACACCAGTAACCTAAATACTGAACAAAATGATTCCTGGACCTCTGAGAACTGCTGGCTTGACgcttctgtgaagggccagatggAGACCAAGGCAGAGGATGATGGGCTTCGGAAATCCCTGGATAGATTCTATGACATGTTTGGCCATCCCCAGCCAGCCGCTAGAAATCCACTCTCCGCCTCTGTCTGCCAGTGCCTGTCTCAGAAAATCAACGAACTGAAGGGCCAGGAGAGCCAAAAGTATGCCCTTCGCAGTTTTCAGATGGCCCGGGTCATCTTCAACCGGGATGGCTGCTCGGTCTTACGGAGGCATTCCAAGGACGCCCACTTCTACCCACCAGGAGAAGGACGTGTGTCTCTGGATGATGAAAAGCCAACCCCGGGACTTTCAAAAGACATCCTGCATTTCCTCTTGCAGCAGAACGTGATGAAAGACCTCTAAGTAGCACCCAGTGGTAAGAGTAGGCAGTGTGGAGGACGGCCGGCCCTGTGGCCCACACTGTCGGTGCCCCCCCATCCCCTGGGGCCTCTCCGGCCAGCCCTGTGggtccagcccccccccccaccccgtgagcTGATAGTGGAGCCAGCCGTGTTTGTGGGCTTGATAGCCCCTGTGTCCataccacctcccaccccagcctacCACTCCCTTTGACTGAAGACTAGTGTGACCGACAGGCTGGGGAGCCTGAAAGCACAGCTTCCTTGCCCCGACGAAGGAAGGACATGCTCTGAGGCATAATTTACTCTCCAGAGCTCCCCTCTGGATCAGGCCAAGACTGGGCCTTCCCACGGAACCACACCTTGCTCGgcctcttctgtctccctgtccTCCTTCTCCCGTTCACCTACTGGTGTCTCCTGGGAGCCTTTCCTCAATAAAGCTCTTGAACCCGAATCCTTGACTCAGAGCCTACTTCTGGGAGAACCCAACCTAAGAGAACAGGCTTTTTCAGTAGATGAGTTTTTTGAAGGGTTTAAAGCTCTGTGCCGGATCAAGTGTAAGAATCATACCAAGTTGTAAAACTGAGACCATGTGATTGAGaatgtatttcctaaaataaCATGAGATTTAAATACAGTTTAAGATGCATCACATGTTAATCATACCCTTGCCTCTCCAAAGCCAGAATTCCCTGCTTTATAATACAGGGTGTGGAAGGGACATTTGGACCCTCTAAAATAAGAGCTGggatttgcaaattaaaaaaaaagagagagagagagagagagagaaaggctttGTCTCCACCAGATTGCCAGCGTGAAAGGCGGGAAGGAAACAAATGTGCGCCCCCTACCGAAGCCCGCAAGCTCAATCGGCCGCGCCAGGCTGACGAGACACGGCCTGGGCGGCTcgtggaggaagagaaaaaggaatcctttgcCCAAGTGGATTCCTCCTGCCATTGTTGCCTTCTGCCTGCCTGCTGCCCGCACCCTCTGTCACCCTCGGAACAGTcggcccctcacccctgccctgtcCTTGCTTCGCCAGGGAGAGGCTTTCAATAGCTGTCGCGGCCTGTGTGGGCAGGTGCTGTGCTCGGCGGCCGTGTCCCGAACCCCCGCTCGAGGCTTGGTGGTAGAATGACATCACCTGGTGCCGAGCTGACACTGTCCCCTGGAGGCCTCATGCCAATCCCTGCCTTGCCAGCCCTTCCATACATTACACTGACGGAAGGCGTTCTGTCGTTTGGGGGCAAACAAGGGAAGCCGGCAACCCTGTGCAGTTAGTTTGAGAAACTGGCGGGGAAATTTGGTTGGCCTAAGACTCCAGAAGCTTGCCAGAAAGCGGATTGTGCAACTCGATCGGCTTCCAGGTGCCCATGAGGAGTGAGTGAGCCCTGTCAGGCAGGTCCCTTGGGGACTCTCGCATGGGGAGTGGAGCCGTGTAAAGGTCAGGAATGACCTACTAAGGTTCCAGCTCTGAGCTGATCAGAGGTAAGAAACAGTGTTTCACACTGAAGTGCAGACACGCCGCTGGGAGGAGACCCAAACGGTAGGAAACAGGAAAGGAGTAGATCTTCGAGAGAGACTTGAGGAAACAAGGCTCCAGGTTTTTCTCTGACAAGCAATTACGTGACTCCCTCCCCAGGAGCTTCTCCTATTCAACTGGCCCCCCCAAAACTCGGGAAACCGGTGGGACTTATCATTGAACACGTGCAGGTTGAATTTTAAGGTCggtagttttattgttttttagtgTGGAGCCAGTTAATGGATGCCTCTGAAGAATGCTGTGGTTTTTAGTCTTACTCAGTCGCTGAAAGAAATACTGGAGATTAGTTTCCATGGCCACTAACAGAAGGAAACTGGAATATTTCCTACTGTTCTTAAAGGACAGAAGATGGAAGGTACTTCTGTTTGGCAGAGAGACGTTGATATCAGTGACTTTGTAACCTTTTTTATTATGGGTGCTGAGGGTGCTTAGCCAGGGGCAGACTCTGAAACCAGAGAATTTAGAAATCTAAAAGCCAGAATCGCcttagggtaaaaaaaaaaaaaaaaaaaaagaagaagaagaaaaagaaaaaaagagtgtgcTGTGTGTTTGCTTGTATCTGAGTAAGTGCTTGTGACAGGTCAGTACAAGATATTTGATTGCCTGCAATCTCGCTCTCTAATTTGATCTTGGTGAGGTTCGGATGGCATTTTCCATTTATCTCTGTTTACCTTTAATAAAGACTACGAGATGAGGATATTAAGGCGCTGGCCTTTAGCATTATCGTCTGTTACTGCCCTACAGATCACTTGACTGTCGTCTTATCGTCCCGAGAACATTCTGACAGGCCTGTGATCTGCTCTGTGGCCCTTTCCAGCAGTCTTCGTGAGGGTGGGTTTGCTTGCAGGAACATCAGAACTCGGAGGAAGAGAAACTGTTACCAGTGTTTTATGTTTGTGAAAGGCAGCTACTCACTTCATTAGTCATTGCTTTGCATGACCTACGTGAGCACATGCCATAGATCTTAGTACCAGTCATCAGCACAAAACAATACGGAGATACTTGTAAAACTTTTTACTGAATTCCGCTAATCACACAGGAAAGTGTTTCTAAATGAACCTCTTGAtgattttcacaaactgaacccACCTGTGCACCCAGCAGCCAGCTCAAGCGACAGAGATCACCAGCCAACCCTGGGGGCTCCCTTCTGAGTGAGGACTGCCATCTGGAGAACAGATGGGAATGGTTTGCTCAGACCCTTTGTTTCTCAAACTGCTGGCGGTATACTGTACGTGCCACATGGACAaacaatgtttattttcattgttatctATTCAGTTTAATAtggtagaaaaatatataactattgCATCTAATCTGTACTTTTACAGATAGCACATAGGATAAGCCtaatacaaatatttacaatttaaaagagAACTGAATTAGGGGCGTCTGGGCgtcttagttggttaagcatccgattcttgatttcggctcaggtcttgatctcaggactgtgaggtggagccctgtgtcaggctccatgctcagcaaagtctgcttgagattctccctgcttctcccctccccaccccgtcgtactctctctctctctaaataaataatctttttttaaaaagtgaattgaATTAGCGAAAAAGTTAATAACCATGCAGACAACATATAGATATGTCAAAAATTATACAGCTGGCATACCAGAAAATGTCTGAAATTTGGAAGACAATGGGATAGATGATCCATCCTACCTTATAATATTCAACCACCTCTCTCCTGGAACACTGCAAGAAACTTCTATCAGGTCAAGCCAtatcttcctttgcctctctttATCCTGCAGCCATGTTgcaaatccttttaaaaagcaaaatatacgTGAATAGACAGCAAATTAAAGAGAAGGGACTAGACTTGTcaaataggaaaacatttttatttttttatttttttaaaagatttatttatttatttatttatttgacagagatagagacagccagcgagagagggaacacaagcagggggagtgggagaggaagaagcaggcccacagcagaggatcctgatgtggggctcgatcccagaacgctgggatcacgccctgagccgaaggcagatgcctaaccgctgtgccacccaggtgccccacgaaaACATTTTTAACTCTACAGTAACTCAAGCAGCCACAAAAGTagacaaatcaaagaaaaagagttCAGCCCCTAGATATAAATGCACATGTAAATTGAGAATTTGATGAAGGTAGCATTTCAAATTTGTTAAGGAGAAGGTGGAATTTTTAGCAGATGGTTTTAGAATAATTGGTTCCCCAACTGGGGGAGGAGAGTAAAAAAGGGCTAAATTCTTCACCTCACTCTTGAtatcaaaatgaattttagatggattaagaataaaaagtaaaaagataaaatcataaaaacGCTAGAATAAAAACATGAACGATGTAAATACATTCATCTGTGCTAGTAGTGCCAGCAGGCCAGTGTCTCCCAGGCCTCCATGCAATGGCCGATGGCGATCGAGGGCATTCCCCTACATCCGCCCAATGATATCCATGTAGGCATCACATGCGGGGATCCAGTGGGAGCTTAAGCAAAGCCAAAGTAGACCAGAACAGCATTGAAAGGGCTCAGAAAACTGTCATTCCAACTATAGACTACAaaagtaaaccttaaaaaaaaaaatccaaagcccAAACAGAGTGGCAGCCTTACTATAGTAGAAGATTTATAtaagattaagagtctcctaacatagggggtgcctgggtggcacagcggttaagcgtccgccttcggctcagggcgtgatcctggtgttatgggatcgagccccacatcaggctcctccgctatgagcctgcttcttcctctcccactctccctgcttgtgttccctctctcgctggctgtctctctctctgtcgaataaataaataaaatctttaaaaaaatttaaaaaaaagagtctcctAACATAATTTgcaaaatgtccaggatacagtaaaaaaaaaaaaaaatcacttgtcatacgaagaac comes from the Ailuropoda melanoleuca isolate Jingjing chromosome 13, ASM200744v2, whole genome shotgun sequence genome and includes:
- the SHLD1 gene encoding shieldin complex subunit 1, encoding MATQGATPGSQSEESSALDLPPVDDIRDYVLQRPHQEAHSEAFSSVEALSLPGSSDVDSDTSNLNTEQNDSWTSENCWLDASVKGQMETKAEDDGLRKSLDRFYDMFGHPQPAARNPLSASVCQCLSQKINELKGQESQKYALRSFQMARVIFNRDGCSVLRRHSKDAHFYPPGEGRVSLDDEKPTPGLSKDILHFLLQQNVMKDL